One genomic region from Spirochaeta lutea encodes:
- a CDS encoding NAD-dependent DNA ligase LigA: MSKDHTPVPQEILDEINELIEHLSEYQRYYYVDAKPRISDADYDALSNRLEDLERRYPQAVRPDSPTQRVGSDLSADFPEVEHSIPVLSLDKAYSLDELERWLTKMTGQGAGRYVVEEKLDGASLVLYYKDGILDRAVTRGNGRVGNDITANVRTISQVPLRLPLALTGPVRGEVYLSKSDFEVINRTMETPYANPRNLAAGSLRRIKSREVASIPLRIFVYEAFFEDDGLSAAWELLGRSEAASISLQDQHHGRSHWMNLILLERLGFPVNRRTALLSAMNPGPHPVGLSPQEAEYPEEAGASAETSSSQQPAPPRDQTGGHPGGYEGGGNDSTPGTPRENKAGQHTLIRQLEHYLQTETRERSSLDYEIDGLVLKVDDLQLRETLGYTGHHPRWAMAYKFESPQGISRVISIDVQIGRTGRVTPVARIEAVEIGGSTIQNVTLHNQDYINALELAPGDLVRVSRRGDVIPAIEAVEEKGESQHPVWQIPQACPTCSTPLVKNGAHHFCPNFDCPDRQLGRLVFFLGRDQMDIENLGAETAELLWRRGLIHDIPDIYQIPYETLLDLPGFGEKKIQLIRQGVERSLGQPYRLVLPSLGLPDVGPKVTELLITQGYRSIDDLFSLIDRGDSNALLEIKGLGERTVERLTQALSEPRLRNLVARLREAGLQFSQSPEDGLDSRDSRLPQIFDGQSWCVTGSFEQFKPRDLAMTEVKKRGGTVVSDVSGKTTHLLAGEKAGSKLKKAQNLGVQVVTEKEFLDLLEYPRE, from the coding sequence ATGAGCAAGGATCATACACCCGTACCCCAGGAAATCCTGGATGAAATCAACGAGCTTATTGAACACCTCAGCGAGTACCAACGCTATTACTACGTAGATGCAAAACCCCGGATATCCGATGCCGACTATGATGCTCTTTCTAACCGACTGGAGGATCTGGAGCGCCGGTATCCCCAGGCGGTTCGGCCGGATTCTCCTACCCAGCGGGTTGGTTCAGACCTCTCGGCGGACTTTCCGGAGGTTGAGCATAGCATTCCCGTCCTCTCTCTAGATAAGGCCTACAGTCTGGATGAACTGGAGCGGTGGCTCACTAAAATGACCGGCCAGGGGGCGGGCCGCTACGTTGTTGAGGAGAAACTCGACGGTGCCAGCCTGGTTCTCTATTATAAGGATGGGATTCTTGACAGAGCGGTCACGCGGGGAAACGGCCGGGTAGGTAATGATATTACTGCCAATGTCCGTACCATCTCCCAGGTGCCTCTGCGCCTTCCCCTGGCTCTTACCGGTCCTGTCAGGGGAGAAGTGTATCTTTCCAAGTCGGATTTTGAGGTAATAAACCGGACCATGGAGACCCCCTATGCGAATCCCCGGAATCTTGCTGCGGGAAGTCTGCGGCGGATCAAAAGTCGGGAGGTCGCCTCCATACCCCTAAGAATATTTGTCTATGAGGCCTTCTTTGAGGATGATGGTCTCTCCGCTGCCTGGGAGCTCCTGGGCCGATCCGAGGCCGCTTCGATCAGCCTTCAAGACCAACACCACGGCCGAAGCCACTGGATGAATCTTATCCTGCTCGAGCGGCTGGGGTTCCCGGTGAATCGGCGCACCGCCCTTCTTTCCGCCATGAATCCAGGACCTCATCCGGTAGGTCTTTCCCCACAAGAAGCGGAATACCCCGAGGAGGCCGGCGCATCCGCCGAGACAAGTTCCTCCCAGCAACCCGCCCCGCCCCGAGATCAAACCGGAGGACATCCAGGAGGGTACGAAGGGGGGGGGAACGACTCTACCCCGGGCACGCCAAGGGAAAACAAGGCTGGTCAACATACCCTCATCCGTCAATTGGAGCACTATCTGCAAACCGAAACCCGGGAACGAAGTTCCCTGGATTATGAGATCGACGGATTGGTTTTGAAGGTGGATGACCTTCAGCTTCGGGAGACCCTCGGTTACACCGGCCACCACCCCCGGTGGGCCATGGCCTATAAGTTCGAAAGCCCCCAAGGAATCTCCCGGGTTATCTCCATCGACGTACAAATCGGCCGAACCGGCCGGGTCACCCCCGTGGCCCGGATCGAAGCGGTGGAAATCGGGGGGTCCACCATCCAGAACGTAACCCTGCATAACCAGGACTACATCAACGCCCTGGAGCTGGCCCCGGGCGATCTGGTCCGGGTGAGCCGCCGGGGCGATGTCATCCCCGCCATCGAAGCAGTGGAGGAAAAGGGCGAGTCCCAGCACCCCGTCTGGCAGATTCCCCAGGCCTGTCCCACCTGCAGCACGCCCCTGGTAAAAAACGGCGCCCACCATTTCTGCCCCAACTTTGATTGTCCGGACCGCCAGCTCGGACGGCTGGTGTTCTTTCTAGGCAGGGATCAAATGGATATCGAAAACCTCGGTGCCGAAACCGCCGAACTGCTTTGGCGCCGAGGCCTCATTCACGATATTCCCGATATCTATCAAATCCCCTATGAAACCCTCCTGGATCTGCCGGGCTTCGGCGAAAAAAAGATACAGCTCATCCGCCAAGGGGTGGAGCGCAGCCTCGGTCAGCCCTACCGCCTAGTATTACCGTCCCTCGGCCTTCCCGATGTCGGCCCCAAGGTCACCGAACTGTTGATAACCCAGGGGTACCGGAGCATCGATGATCTTTTTTCTCTCATTGATAGGGGTGATTCCAATGCTTTGTTAGAGATCAAGGGATTGGGTGAACGGACCGTTGAGCGACTGACCCAGGCCCTCTCCGAACCGAGACTACGAAACCTGGTAGCCCGGCTTCGGGAGGCGGGGCTGCAATTCAGCCAATCCCCGGAGGATGGCCTGGATTCCCGGGATAGCCGCCTTCCCCAGATCTTTGACGGTCAAAGCTGGTGTGTAACCGGTAGTTTCGAGCAGTTCAAACCCCGAGACCTTGCCATGACTGAGGTGAAAAAACGAGGGGGTACGGTGGTTTCTGATGTTAGCGGAAAGACTACCCACCTCCTGGCAGGTGAAAAAGCCGGCAGCAAGCTGAAGAAGGCTCAAAACCTCGGCGTTCAGGTAGTGACCGAGAAGGAATTCCTGGATCTGTTGGAGTACCCCAGGGAATAA
- a CDS encoding SPOR domain-containing protein has product MKRFLGLLILLLYCIGAIFPQQLWTGNALQSGSSDFGAQGLYAASNAFPLGTLVDVTNPLTGETVRVEVTSRLRDPGLFLLLSSQAAQQLGVEGRYPTVVQAEPVASRSDSSPGVAEDAPFSTDPDLNPAASVGDPNAFLFDDSPVPEVVVSPEPVEIPEQPVRQEPGETQPQIVEPSSQTDPARPDSQVAQGRPSGEPAPSSETSPESTSAESSEAAFPGDQPAVPRDTPLQDPFDLAVDKSLLLAEVESVQDRETPEEGPGPLQAPEQSAEPIIDQPALAQAPDVEPPVSPTPESGPSDPGVSESGTPEPSEQGKPPGPVPAKVRPLPSQGIRSALDQFGPPSVNTASILARPQEPSPLGVEAPEEPPVTDGSLVAGLPLGRETALPQGETRRPESSESPETQPYASPMAGNPADQALEDYFQRFGGAPSSLGALGAEEGEVSLARQIPPQGSPVALADVPQPKTDFARVEVSPGRLQPGLAQDLTVPGLPLASFAAEAETYDDLFPRLPSPGEAVPEVAGLPQAQPAERPLPEEPSPRLSAPGGIRQGLTDAVPAPQVAAPETPDAPLPREQAPEAGRYIITLVPAEFKPPEEDTPETGLYAESGPESAGAADLAAPQPRQPDSGLYASAQDPKADSTLAEPSRRDPETGLYSQAGPETPVAAGLSEPGTPPKPGAEVPGEQVAVPPKDQSPADLQAEPPLMAQAQEPSDVEGRVALPADPETPERLDPAQPGPEQDPRVAALAEPQATAPSTPETGTDREQVLQTADDLLVFLEPVEDRTPAGPEPDDKTEPDGSPEPSRPSVTSAPSTQPGKFPAEKESPEAILAQLPIVTRLQPEQYYLQVGAFSNPESARTAVSAISPGYPIAVEPIKSGERQLYRLYVGPLTEDEKGTVLYWFRARGYRDAFIRQGL; this is encoded by the coding sequence ATGAAGCGATTTTTGGGTTTACTAATTCTGCTACTCTATTGTATTGGGGCGATTTTTCCCCAGCAACTCTGGACCGGAAATGCCCTCCAGAGCGGTAGTTCCGATTTTGGAGCCCAGGGGCTGTATGCGGCGTCCAACGCCTTTCCCCTGGGAACCCTGGTTGATGTTACAAATCCCCTAACCGGTGAGACTGTCAGGGTCGAGGTGACTTCCAGACTCCGGGATCCAGGATTGTTTCTGCTGTTATCCTCCCAAGCAGCACAACAGCTCGGCGTTGAAGGACGGTATCCCACGGTTGTTCAGGCTGAACCTGTTGCCAGCCGGTCGGATTCCAGTCCTGGGGTGGCCGAGGATGCTCCTTTTTCTACCGATCCTGATCTGAATCCCGCTGCTTCGGTGGGAGATCCCAATGCATTTCTCTTCGATGATTCGCCGGTACCCGAGGTGGTGGTTTCCCCCGAACCCGTCGAAATTCCCGAGCAGCCGGTCCGCCAAGAGCCCGGGGAGACGCAACCCCAGATCGTAGAGCCCTCCTCCCAAACCGATCCGGCCCGACCCGATTCGCAGGTCGCTCAAGGCCGACCCTCGGGTGAACCGGCCCCATCCTCAGAAACAAGCCCCGAATCAACCTCAGCCGAATCCTCCGAGGCGGCTTTCCCGGGGGATCAGCCCGCCGTACCCAGAGATACGCCCCTCCAGGATCCCTTCGATCTTGCCGTGGACAAGTCTCTCCTGCTTGCGGAGGTTGAGTCCGTTCAGGACCGAGAAACACCCGAGGAAGGGCCGGGACCCCTCCAGGCTCCTGAGCAGTCCGCCGAACCTATAATCGATCAACCCGCCCTTGCCCAGGCTCCGGATGTAGAGCCGCCCGTTTCCCCGACGCCGGAATCAGGCCCATCGGATCCGGGTGTTTCCGAATCCGGAACACCCGAACCCTCCGAGCAGGGGAAGCCCCCCGGGCCGGTTCCCGCCAAGGTCCGGCCCCTCCCATCCCAGGGGATCCGTTCAGCCTTGGATCAGTTCGGCCCGCCCTCGGTCAATACCGCGAGTATATTAGCCCGGCCTCAGGAACCTTCTCCCCTGGGGGTGGAAGCACCCGAGGAACCGCCGGTCACCGATGGTTCTCTGGTAGCAGGACTCCCCCTGGGCCGGGAAACGGCCCTTCCTCAAGGGGAAACGCGGAGACCTGAGTCTTCAGAATCTCCAGAAACCCAGCCTTATGCCTCACCCATGGCCGGAAATCCGGCCGACCAGGCCTTAGAAGATTATTTCCAGCGCTTCGGAGGAGCTCCATCATCTCTGGGAGCCCTGGGCGCCGAGGAGGGAGAGGTGTCTCTGGCTCGCCAGATTCCCCCCCAGGGAAGCCCCGTGGCTCTGGCAGATGTTCCCCAGCCGAAAACAGACTTTGCCCGGGTTGAGGTGAGTCCCGGACGCCTGCAACCCGGTTTGGCCCAGGATTTGACGGTCCCGGGATTGCCCCTGGCTTCTTTCGCCGCCGAAGCGGAAACCTATGACGATCTCTTTCCCCGTCTCCCAAGCCCCGGAGAAGCAGTCCCGGAGGTGGCGGGACTACCCCAAGCCCAGCCTGCCGAACGACCCCTGCCCGAGGAACCTTCACCGAGACTGTCCGCTCCCGGAGGAATTCGCCAGGGCTTAACTGACGCCGTCCCAGCTCCCCAGGTGGCTGCTCCTGAAACACCGGATGCCCCCCTTCCCAGGGAACAGGCTCCCGAGGCAGGGCGGTACATTATTACCTTGGTCCCTGCAGAGTTTAAGCCCCCCGAGGAAGATACTCCCGAGACGGGACTCTATGCAGAAAGCGGTCCGGAATCGGCCGGGGCAGCAGATTTAGCCGCCCCTCAACCCCGTCAGCCCGATTCAGGGTTGTACGCATCGGCCCAGGATCCCAAAGCTGATTCAACCCTGGCGGAACCCAGCCGCCGCGATCCTGAAACCGGGCTGTACAGCCAGGCTGGTCCGGAAACCCCTGTGGCTGCCGGACTAAGCGAGCCGGGTACACCCCCCAAACCAGGGGCCGAAGTACCCGGAGAACAGGTTGCGGTTCCTCCGAAGGACCAGTCACCTGCAGATCTTCAGGCCGAGCCCCCTCTCATGGCCCAGGCTCAGGAGCCCTCGGATGTAGAGGGTCGTGTCGCTCTTCCTGCAGACCCGGAAACCCCGGAACGCCTGGATCCCGCCCAACCCGGTCCGGAACAGGATCCGAGGGTAGCGGCGTTGGCTGAGCCCCAGGCTACAGCCCCGTCGACTCCGGAAACAGGAACCGATCGTGAGCAGGTACTGCAGACGGCGGATGATTTGTTGGTATTCCTTGAACCCGTAGAGGACCGAACTCCCGCCGGACCTGAACCTGACGACAAGACCGAGCCTGATGGCAGCCCGGAACCAAGCAGACCGTCGGTCACTTCGGCTCCGAGCACCCAGCCCGGTAAGTTCCCGGCAGAAAAGGAAAGTCCCGAGGCAATACTAGCCCAGCTTCCTATCGTGACCCGTCTGCAGCCGGAACAGTATTACCTTCAGGTGGGTGCGTTTTCTAATCCGGAATCCGCCCGGACTGCCGTATCGGCCATCAGCCCCGGCTATCCCATTGCTGTGGAGCCGATTAAGAGCGGCGAACGCCAGCTCTACCGGCTCTACGTCGGTCCCTTAACCGAGGATGAAAAAGGAACCGTCCTCTATTGGTTCAGGGCCCGGGGGTATCGGGACGCCTTTATTCGCCAGGGTTTATAG
- a CDS encoding GNVR domain-containing protein produces the protein MDQDHSTHIQDNQLPVSGDQLYQPVRSTISLLDLVAVLMKQKLLIAGVTLGAIILLLAINLLAKFLPAENPLNLVPDTFTSEVQIYLTAKNSSGSLSNLLSSSSDSGLAGIASLAGLTGGGVSPEAALAQELLKSRPLLDSVAEDLDLYERLNLDENPKTAAREFLSDNMTVEYKSDSGIFSITFEDTDREFTKEIIDTVVVHLERFYRSINQERNNQNLAFVEERVEEFARNKDLARQRLKTFQEKNQLFVPLGTAASAAGAAQSFQAPQLIAEYTAMIVTKQLEIQGLLEYLSEDAAQVRRLRNEITLLQNAIRELRYGDSENLPIDTIPESQINQVLLEYQDLARELQLQESLYSQFLLQAESIRIQNADKTSTFQVIGPAEVPEKKSAPSRAMIMVVGTAGAFFLAVFLAFFREYLQRVKQDPEEGKKLQAIKESARLFPKKGAQE, from the coding sequence ATGGATCAAGACCACTCAACCCATATACAAGATAATCAGCTACCCGTTTCCGGGGATCAACTATACCAGCCGGTACGCAGCACCATTTCCCTGCTCGACCTGGTTGCCGTCCTGATGAAGCAGAAATTGCTCATTGCCGGTGTTACCCTAGGTGCGATAATCCTGCTGCTGGCAATCAATCTCCTGGCAAAATTCCTCCCGGCGGAAAATCCCCTTAACCTGGTACCCGACACATTTACCAGCGAGGTTCAGATCTATTTGACCGCAAAGAATAGCTCCGGTTCATTAAGCAACCTGCTATCCAGCTCCAGCGACAGCGGACTTGCAGGAATTGCCAGCCTTGCGGGGCTCACCGGGGGGGGCGTATCACCCGAAGCAGCCCTGGCGCAGGAACTCTTGAAAAGCAGACCCCTGCTTGATTCGGTAGCTGAGGATCTTGATCTGTATGAGCGTCTGAACCTGGATGAGAACCCCAAGACAGCTGCCAGAGAGTTCCTCTCCGATAACATGACTGTGGAGTATAAGAGCGACTCCGGCATTTTTTCCATTACCTTTGAGGATACGGACCGGGAGTTCACCAAAGAAATAATTGATACGGTGGTAGTTCATCTGGAACGGTTCTACCGCTCAATAAACCAGGAGCGGAACAACCAAAACCTGGCCTTCGTGGAAGAGCGGGTGGAGGAATTTGCCCGGAATAAGGACCTTGCCCGGCAGCGGTTAAAGACGTTTCAGGAAAAGAACCAGCTCTTCGTACCCCTGGGTACGGCCGCCTCGGCTGCCGGGGCTGCTCAGTCCTTTCAGGCACCCCAGCTGATCGCCGAGTACACAGCCATGATTGTAACGAAACAGCTGGAGATTCAGGGGCTTCTGGAATACCTTTCCGAGGATGCAGCCCAGGTTCGGCGTCTACGCAATGAAATCACCCTACTCCAGAATGCCATACGGGAGCTGCGGTACGGAGATAGTGAAAACCTGCCCATCGATACCATTCCCGAAAGCCAGATCAATCAGGTGCTCTTGGAATACCAGGACCTCGCTAGAGAGCTCCAGCTCCAGGAATCCCTCTACAGCCAGTTCCTGCTCCAAGCAGAATCCATCCGGATTCAAAACGCCGATAAAACAAGCACATTCCAGGTAATCGGCCCTGCCGAGGTGCCAGAGAAAAAATCTGCCCCGTCCCGGGCGATGATCATGGTGGTCGGTACAGCCGGCGCCTTCTTCCTCGCAGTGTTTCTGGCGTTCTTCCGCGAATATCTGCAGCGGGTAAAACAGGATCCTGAGGAGGGTAAAAAGCTGCAGGCAATTAAGGAATCGGCCCGGCTCTTCCCCAAAAAAGGAGCCCAAGAGTAA
- the loaP gene encoding antiterminator LoaP, which yields MPLFVCQVKTGDEKKVIQYLQNRGVVSPNVKFHTPERELSIRRAGRVRKERSLLFPSYLFVETETVEPEMVLALRKIPGFYRFLPDNQAPQALSAAERDLLRHLIHGGRVLGQSKVIFREQGRIQVLSGPLQGLEGCIVKVNRRKQRIRIRLDLYQNSHLIDLGFEEAAPSQETDGPPAEGVESR from the coding sequence ATGCCGCTGTTCGTGTGCCAGGTCAAAACAGGGGATGAAAAAAAGGTGATTCAATACCTCCAGAACCGGGGGGTGGTGTCCCCGAATGTGAAATTCCATACTCCGGAACGCGAGCTCTCCATCCGTAGGGCTGGCAGGGTACGGAAGGAGCGATCCCTGCTCTTCCCTAGTTACCTATTCGTTGAAACAGAAACAGTTGAGCCGGAGATGGTTCTCGCCCTGCGAAAAATTCCGGGATTCTACCGGTTTTTGCCGGATAACCAGGCTCCCCAGGCCCTATCTGCCGCCGAACGGGATTTGCTGCGCCACCTCATTCATGGCGGCAGGGTGCTGGGACAATCTAAGGTCATTTTTCGTGAGCAGGGCCGGATCCAGGTACTCTCCGGCCCGTTGCAAGGTCTGGAGGGATGCATAGTGAAGGTTAACCGCCGTAAACAGCGGATACGAATCCGTCTGGATTTGTACCAGAACAGTCATCTGATTGATCTAGGGTTCGAGGAAGCAGCCCCCAGCCAGGAAACCGACGGGCCCCCGGCTGAAGGAGTAGAATCCCGATGA
- a CDS encoding polysaccharide biosynthesis protein: protein MSIYIIGAGFAGRTIAKEILAKGIYGPISAFLDDDPGKIGTHIEQAPVLGPVDDVLDILSLSAKDEALIAMPSAPRERIREIFAHLKRAGFPRIRILPDVGQIIEGEAHLVQTRELDLQDLLGRKPLRIGLKQSLGYLKGKRVLISGAGGSIGSEIARQLLHGGAERLYLLGHGENSIYEIDRELRLLQQEGVGEEATIVPVIGELQDPDFTNFIMERLRADVVFHAAAYKHVPMMEENPVNAIKNNVFGTLNLLRASRVHGVKRFVLISTDKAVNPRSIYGASKKIAEAIVLSEGQKTQADFRSMVVRFGNVLGSRGSIIPLFREQIRTGGPVTITHPEVSRFFMTIPEAVSLVLKAGGVGKNSGLYLLDMGEPVFIRDIAEQLIRFHGFEPHQDIPIRVIGLRKGEKLTETLTEDFEHARTTEFPKILEVQNSLDWTGKGLADFLEQLYPVCYRSSQQPEKYRDRKLLRRILASRLPDLPENTDEPQF from the coding sequence ATGAGTATCTATATTATTGGTGCAGGCTTCGCCGGCCGAACCATTGCCAAGGAAATTCTTGCCAAGGGAATCTACGGACCCATTTCCGCATTCTTGGACGATGATCCCGGAAAAATCGGAACCCACATCGAACAGGCTCCGGTCCTCGGACCCGTTGACGACGTTCTGGATATACTGAGTCTCTCGGCTAAGGATGAGGCCCTTATAGCCATGCCTTCGGCTCCACGAGAGCGGATCCGGGAGATTTTCGCCCACCTCAAACGGGCAGGCTTCCCCCGGATCAGAATTCTGCCGGATGTGGGGCAAATAATTGAGGGAGAGGCTCATCTCGTCCAAACCCGGGAGCTTGATCTGCAAGACCTTTTGGGGCGCAAGCCCCTGAGAATCGGACTGAAACAGAGTCTGGGTTACCTGAAGGGTAAGCGGGTTCTTATCAGCGGCGCAGGAGGGAGCATTGGCAGCGAGATTGCCCGGCAGTTGCTCCACGGCGGAGCCGAGCGTCTCTATCTCCTGGGTCATGGTGAAAACAGTATCTATGAGATCGACCGGGAACTTCGCTTACTGCAACAAGAGGGTGTGGGAGAAGAGGCCACCATCGTTCCGGTAATCGGTGAACTCCAGGATCCAGATTTTACCAACTTCATCATGGAACGGCTCCGGGCCGATGTGGTCTTTCACGCAGCCGCCTACAAACATGTACCCATGATGGAAGAAAATCCTGTGAATGCCATTAAAAATAACGTTTTCGGCACCCTGAACCTCCTACGGGCCAGCCGGGTTCACGGGGTCAAACGGTTTGTACTTATTTCCACCGATAAGGCGGTAAATCCCCGTAGTATATACGGTGCGAGCAAGAAAATTGCCGAGGCCATAGTTCTGTCCGAGGGGCAGAAAACCCAGGCGGATTTTCGTTCCATGGTCGTCCGGTTCGGCAATGTCTTAGGCTCCCGGGGAAGCATCATCCCCCTCTTTCGGGAACAAATCCGTACCGGGGGCCCGGTAACCATAACCCACCCCGAGGTCAGCAGGTTTTTTATGACCATTCCCGAGGCGGTATCCTTGGTGCTCAAGGCGGGCGGGGTTGGGAAAAACTCTGGACTGTACCTCCTAGATATGGGTGAACCGGTTTTTATTCGGGACATCGCCGAACAGCTCATCCGGTTCCACGGCTTCGAACCTCACCAGGACATCCCCATTCGAGTCATCGGTCTCCGGAAGGGTGAGAAACTTACCGAAACCCTCACCGAGGATTTTGAGCACGCCCGTACCACAGAGTTTCCCAAAATTCTGGAGGTTCAAAACTCCCTTGATTGGACAGGGAAGGGTCTGGCCGATTTCCTTGAACAGCTCTACCCTGTTTGTTACCGGAGTTCACAGCAGCCTGAAAAGTACCGGGACAGAAAGCTGCTGCGCCGCATACTCGCGTCCCGGTTACCCGACCTTCCGGAGAATACCGATGAACCCCAGTTCTGA
- a CDS encoding DegT/DnrJ/EryC1/StrS family aminotransferase yields MNPSSDSTSTTIPFAKPSLGREEEEAVIQVMRSGWLTSGEQCRLFEQEFSRFLENNPGETQSTAPLHTLSVNSATAGLHLAMDVLGVRPGDRVAMSPYTFVATAEVVRYMGGIPVFVDIEPGTFHLDPAALAEALDYWERQGSPIRGVIAVHISGCSWRMAELAGLCSSRGIWLVEDAAHSFPSRTSAGFHGTLGDIGVFSFYANKTITTGEGGMVVTRNATWAESMKRKRLHGISREVWNRYRDAGASWQYEVTDLGYKYNLTDLAAAMGRQQLLKAQGFLQARRAIARDYTRDFLGWDGIQIPPAGDPDSPGAPKPLESLAELPAFTGAGHAWHLYILQFPNSTIRDRVHRGLAAVGIGTSMHFIPLHRMPYYRELGWQEGAFPRAEYSADRGLSIPIYPDLPPESRNRVVDEIKKIFDTL; encoded by the coding sequence ATGAACCCCAGTTCTGATTCCACATCTACAACCATCCCCTTCGCAAAACCTAGCCTTGGCAGGGAAGAAGAAGAGGCAGTTATCCAGGTGATGAGAAGCGGCTGGCTCACCTCGGGAGAGCAATGCCGGCTGTTTGAACAGGAATTCTCCCGGTTTCTTGAGAACAACCCTGGGGAAACCCAGTCTACTGCTCCCCTCCATACCCTGAGTGTAAACTCAGCAACGGCGGGACTGCATCTCGCCATGGATGTTTTGGGGGTTCGGCCGGGAGATCGGGTTGCCATGAGCCCCTACACCTTTGTTGCCACCGCAGAGGTGGTACGGTACATGGGCGGCATTCCAGTATTCGTTGATATTGAGCCGGGAACCTTCCATTTGGATCCGGCTGCCCTGGCAGAAGCCCTGGATTATTGGGAGCGCCAGGGCAGTCCCATCCGCGGGGTGATTGCGGTACACATTAGCGGTTGCAGTTGGCGCATGGCTGAGTTAGCCGGGCTCTGTAGTAGTCGGGGTATCTGGTTGGTGGAGGACGCTGCCCATAGCTTCCCCTCACGAACCTCGGCAGGCTTCCATGGAACCCTGGGGGATATTGGTGTGTTTTCCTTCTACGCCAATAAAACCATCACCACCGGCGAGGGGGGAATGGTAGTAACCCGGAATGCGACCTGGGCGGAATCAATGAAACGTAAACGCCTCCATGGTATCAGCCGAGAGGTTTGGAACCGCTACCGGGATGCCGGAGCATCCTGGCAGTATGAGGTCACCGACCTTGGGTATAAGTACAACCTAACCGATTTAGCCGCCGCCATGGGGAGACAGCAGCTGCTAAAGGCTCAGGGCTTCCTCCAGGCTAGACGGGCAATCGCCCGGGATTACACCCGGGACTTTCTCGGGTGGGATGGCATTCAAATCCCCCCGGCAGGGGATCCGGATTCCCCAGGGGCGCCAAAGCCCCTCGAATCTCTCGCTGAGCTTCCCGCTTTCACCGGAGCGGGTCACGCCTGGCATCTGTACATCCTCCAGTTTCCGAATTCGACCATTCGGGACAGGGTTCACCGTGGGTTGGCTGCGGTCGGAATCGGGACGAGCATGCATTTTATTCCCCTGCACCGGATGCCCTACTACCGTGAACTCGGCTGGCAGGAGGGGGCGTTTCCCCGGGCGGAGTACAGCGCGGATCGTGGATTGAGTATTCCGATATACCCCGACCTTCCTCCGGAATCCCGTAACCGTGTTGTTGATGAAATCAAAAAAATCTTTGATACTCTGTGA